Proteins from one Anopheles nili chromosome 2, idAnoNiliSN_F5_01, whole genome shotgun sequence genomic window:
- the LOC128721331 gene encoding ribosomal protein S6 kinase 2 beta-like: MLDMAHGVSNSISGLRIVSSSSQENVEMVVDDSYDPLQHHLTHDHHHPPLEQQNQAVLMRQQHPHQPHHHHTAHPAPHQFMRHQQQTMAAAGMVGYQQQQQQQYPGSNQQEPMLDGEVAADSTCRYHGRDSPEAGLVVGAEEAMDMDLIGDGPGGDASGTSDLSQLRGDATYASTSGCGGSGSGSDEHEIDIKDIIREGHEKADPSQFELLKVLGEGSFGKVFLVRKIVGIDAGTLYAMKVLKKATLKVKDRVRSTNERNILADVGHAFIVKLHYAFQTPGKLYLILDFLRGGDLFTRLSKEVMFTEEDVKFYLAELALALNHLHGIGIIYRDLKPENILLDQDGHIALTDFGLSKQPLDGSKTYSFCGTVEYMAPEVVNRKGHTFAADWWSFGVLMFEMLTGNLPFHGSNRNDTMNQILKTKLGMPENLSPEAQSLLRALFKRNPQNRLGAGPHGIDDIKRHEFFTNVDWDAFERKEVRPPFIPAVSRDDAFYFDSEYTNKSPKDSPGGPVSASAHEIFRGFSFIAPGLLDEQPNFANGSNMVMQQQPASRSPFLNEIPGVKPVAFGDEYSLMQELGRGTFSICRMCEHRTTKKHYAVKIIDKSYHDCREEVEILLRYGNHPNIVTLYGVHEDTSYVYLVMELLKGGELLDRILAIHFMPELEASAVLRTVVSAVAYLHEHGVVHRDLKPSNLLYASINHTPESLKLCDLGFAKQLRADNGLLMTPCYTANFVAPEVLKKQGYDLACDIWSLGVLLYIMLDGKTPFASTPNDSPDMILARIGSGKVDLETGKWPTISDEVKVLLRQMLHIVPSRRPTAAQILRHPWLSRCGPRVMYNTVGTQHVVSERPTVVEPQVTKPINENTEAIKGAVHATFRAISSPQAANLGPVGMSDLARRRMDKMNHS, translated from the exons ATGCTAGATATGG cGCACGGAGTATCTAACTCGATTTCAGGGCTCCGGATAGTTTCT TCATCCTCGCAGGAAAACGTCGAGATGGTCGTCGACGACAGCTATGATCCCCTGCAGCACCACCTGACGCATGATCATCACCATCCGCCGCTGGAGCAGCAGAACCAGGCGGTACTGATGCGTCAACAGCATCCACACCagccacaccaccaccatacGGCGCACCCAGCGCCCCATCAGTTCATGCGCCACCAACAGCAAACGATGGCGGCTGCAGGAATGGTCGGctatcagcaacaacagcagcagcagtatccTGGAAGCAACCAACAAGAGCCCATGCTCGATGGGGAGGTTGCAGCTGACAGCACCTGTCGCTACCACGGACGTGACTCGCCGGAGGCTGGCCTCGTCGTTGGAGCCGAGGAAGCCATGGATATGGACTTGATCGGGGATGGACCCGGTGGTGACGCCAGCGGTACCAGTGATCTATCGCAGCTCAGAGGCGATGCTACGTACGCCAGCACCAGTGGATGTGGTGGCAGCGGCAGTGGTAGCGACGAGCATGAGATTGACATTAAGGACATTATTCGGGAGGGGCACGAGAAAGCGGACCCGTCACAGTTCGAGCTGCTCAAGGTGCTCGGCGAGGGCTCGTTCGGGAAAGTGTTCTTGGTGCGAAAGATTGTCGGCATCGATGCCGGCACGCTGTATGCCATGAAA GTATTAAAGAAGGCGACCCTAAAGGTGAAGGATCGAGTGCGGAGCACGAACGAGCGGAATATCCTTGCGGATGTGGGCCACGCATTTATTGTTAAGCTTCATTATGCCTTCCAAACGCCTGGCAAATTGTACCTCATACTGGATTTTTTGCGTGGAGGCGACCTGTTTACGCGGTTGAGCAAGGAGGTGATGTTCACCGAGGAGGACGTTAAGTTCTATTTGGCCGAGCTGGCGTTAGCACTGAACCACCTGCACGGTATCGGCATCATCTATCGCGATCTGAAACCGGAAAACATACTTCTGGATCAG GATGGTCATATAGCTTTAACGGATTTTGGTCTCTCGAAACAACCCCTCGATGGGTCAAAAACGTACAGCTTCTGTGGTACGGTCGAGTATATGGCACCTGAGGTGGTCAATCGGAAAGGACACACGTTTGCCGCCGATTGGTGGTCCTTCGGCGTGTTGATG TTCGAAATGTTGACTGGAAATTTGCCCTTCCACGGGAGCAACCGGAACGATACGATGAATCAAATTCTTAAGACAAAACTTGGAATGCCGGAGAACCTGAGTCCCGAGGCGCAAAGCTTACTGCGGGCTCTGTTTAAGCGCAATCCACAGAATAGGCTCGGAGCGGGCCCGCACGGTATCGACGATATCAAGCGGCACGAATTTTTCACCAACGTCGACTGGGATGCGTTTGAGCGGAAAGAAGTACGACCACCGTTCATACCTGCCGTGTCGCGAGATGATGCATTCTATTTTGACTCCGAATACACAAACAAATCGCCAAA AGACTCACCGGGTGGACCGGTTAGTGCCAGTGCACATGAAATATTCCGTGGTTTCAGCTTCATCGCTCCTGGGTTGTTGGACGAGCAGCCAAATTTTGCCAACGGTAGCAATATggtgatgcagcagcagccagcctCGAGGTCaccatttttaaatgaaattccCGGAGTGAAGCCGGTTGCATTCGGAGACGAGTACAGCCTGATGCAGGAGCTTGGTCGTGGAACATTCTCCATATGCCGGATGTGTGAACACCGCACGACAAAGAAACATTATGCGGTGAAG aTTATCGACAAGTCCTACCATGACTGCCGCGAGGAAGTGGAAATTTTACTTCGGTACGGCAACCACCCGAATATCGTGACGCTGTACGGTGTGCACGAGGACACGAGCTACGTATACCTGGTGATGGAGCTGCTAAAGGGAGGCGAACTGCTGGACCGTATCCTAGCTATTCACTTTATGCCAGAGTTAGAAGCAAGTGCGGTTCTCCGCACGGTCGTGTCGGCGGTTGCTTACCTGCATGAACACGGCGTCGTCCATCGTGACTTGAAGCCATCGAATCTGCTATACGCGTCTATCAATCACACACCGGAATCGCTTAAGCTATGCGATCTAGGATTCGCGAAACAACTGCGAGCCGATAATGGTCTGCTAATGACTCCGTGTTACACTGCCAACTTTGTTGCGCCGGAAGTGTTGAAGAAGCAGGGCTACGATCTGGCTTGCGACATTTGGTCACTCGGTGTTCTGCTGTACATCATGCTCGATGGCAAAACGCCCTTCGCCAGCACACCAAACGATTCACCGGATATGATCTTGGCGCGCATAGGATCGGGGAAAGTGGATTTAGAAACGGGT AAATGGCCAACGATATCGGATGAAGTAAAGGTGTTATTAAGGCAGATGCTGCACATCGTGCCATCTAGACGTCCGACGGCCGCACAGATCTTAAGGCATCCCTGGTTGTCCCGATGTGGTCCTCGAGTTATGTACAATACGGTAGGCACACAGCATGTCGTTAGCGAGCGGCCCACTGTAGTGGAGCCACAGGTAACGAAACCAATTAATGAAAATACCGAAGCCATTAAGGGTGCGGTACACGCAACTTTCCGAGCGATATCCTCGCCCCAGGCAGCCAATTTGGGACCGGTTGGCATGTCCGATCTGGCGCGGAGAAGAATGGATAAGATGAACCATTCGTAA
- the LOC128721320 gene encoding SWI/SNF complex subunit SMARCC1, whose product MEMVSLGPKKDGNPNAEFFTAPETLQGFETVRMWLQKHFKKFLAPDPPTKESLAHLIIQFIQYQEGKLGKNSQDPPTTRLPIRCFMDFKPGGALCHILSTMYRYKAEQRWRKFDFTVNKNPMRKDPIGQMVLDIETALIEAECMRLPIVYIRPEVDRATANKITDIVTNHQGEITADEEEATHIIYPVIDPLPEDYARPTFRRDKHVMIHWYYFPESYDTWVPNTFDLPDNVPESPPSPAERWRVSASWVIDLDEYNEWMSEEDYEVDENGRKKVHPHRLGVEDLMSSGAGGGGAEDKVKKTPKVVNSKRKRSPSPAAGKGGKRKSYRSPAASAAAASFQKKPRADDEESEDLTKDMDDPAPETNITEVKASSSNSASGPATPQPKRPDPDMMPMKYASVTDLDDDMERGASAGGMGGSGGGSGSGGAGTGAGGDDSQAGKTSDSSNTQDFPAGGKDDLEDNVTEQTHHIIVPSYSAWFDYNSIHVVEKRALPEFFNGKNKSKTPEIYMAYRNFMIDTYRLNPTEYLTSTACRRNLAGDVCAIMRVHAFLEQWGLINYQIDADSRPTPMGPPPTSHFHVLSDTPSGLQPINPPKTAQPSAAKNLLDLDKKAIGLGEKKDELATGPAALTGANGAPLIGPDGIKVEQGNVPTADPNGQFGLRLDQYAKKPAAMRNKTAASMTREWTEQETLLLLEGLEMYKDDWNKVCEHVGSRTQDECILHFLRLPIEDPYLEDDNTFLGPLSYQPIPFSKAGNPIMSTVAFLASVVDPRIAASAAKAAMEEFAAIKDEVPASMMDAHLKNVEKSSFGGKFDPNAGLANSGIAGTGPDKEKEEESENKASPAVAAVGAGATASTPPAGAATPATPASTTDVEMKDVSKKEVDATDKDKPSEEPSKAPDSDATATTDGAAATGVKPTGPEGGSSTGTTAATSAPESKEKDGKDATATGGPGSASAGTAETGSGVVATVTAAKENGSTDPKLFNEGNLQAAAAAALAAAAVKAKHLAAVEERKIKSLVALLVETQMKKLEIKLRHFEELETTMEREREGLEYQRQQLIQERQQFHLEQLKAAEFRARQQAHQRFQIEQGQWQQQQAQAQAQAQAQAQAQAQQQQQQQQQQQQQQQQHHQPQQHGPTGQLPSVSAATAAATGAQSNVVHPPQQQQLGPVPAGTTMPGQHHHLATAMSAHPGTNPQKPLSTPSTAGGPGVATINTSTSSVPVPTVATQPGVPPTTATSLPSGNQVQQPTVAPLPSANGIPPTTSIPISTQPPSSNPTDGITPNNIPPVVPAPSPVVITHGSSGMPSGDHQPVPVVPPSAPVVPLTGVPGGPPQMTTSVEQAAVEPAVPVQTAPGETLPSVAVAAPVPGQMTNPSPAAECVPEQGSMPVTDPAVATTPSEPSGEHHPDQAGPTVPGEGPTNPPPAAVPPTVGPAGAPPS is encoded by the exons ATGGAAATGGTGTCTCTGGGGCCCAAAAAGGATGGAAATCCTAACGCCGAGTTCTTCACCGCACCGGAAACACTGCAGGGGTTCGAAACGGTTCGCATGTGGTTGCAGAAACACTTTAAGAAG TTTCTCGCGCCCGATCCCCCGACAAAGGAATCTCTAGCCCATTTAATCATTCAATTCATCCAATACCAGGAAGGCAAACTTGGCAAAAATTCGCAGGACCCCCCGACCACACGTTTACCG ATACGATGCTTCATGGATTTCAAACCGGGCGGTGCCCTCTGCCACATCCTGTCCACTATGTACCGGTACAAGGCAGAGCAGCGCTGGCGAAAATTTGACTTCACCGTGAACAAAAACCCGATGCGCAAGGATCCAATTGGACAGATGGTGCTGGACATCGAGACGGCACTGATCGAGGCGGAATGTATGCGGCTGCCGATTGTGTACATCCGCCCGGAGGTGGATCGCGCTACGGCAAACAAAATCACCGACATCGTCACGAACCATCAGGGTGAAATCACGGCCGACGAGGAGGAAGCAACGCACATCATCTATCCGGTAATTGATCCGCTGCCGGAGGATTACGCGCGACCCACGTTTCGACGCGATAAGCATGTTATGATCCACTGGTACTACTTCCCGGAATCGTACGATACCTGGGTGCCGAACACGTTCGATCTTCCCGACAACGTGCCGGAAAGTCCACCGTCGCCGGCTGAGCGCTGGCGCGTGTCCGCCTCGTGGGTGATCGATCTCGACGAGTACAACGAGTGGATGTCGGAGGAGGATTACGAAGTGGACGAGAACGGTCGAAAGAAGGTTCACCCGCACCGGTTGGGTGTAGAAGATCTGATGTCCAGCGGAGCGGGTGGTGGCGGGGCCGAAGATAAGGTGAAGAAAACACCCAAAGTGGTCAACTCGAAGCGTAAAAGGTCGCCTTCACCGGCGGCCggaaagggtggaaaacgcaAGAGTTACCGCTCGCCGGCGGCCTCAGCAGCGGCCGCGTCTTTCCAGAAGAAGCCTCGCGCGGACGACGAGGAATCAGAGGATCTGACCAAGGACATGGACGATCCGGCGCCTGAAACTAACATCACCGAGGTGAAAGCAAGTTCGAGCAACTCTGCGTCAGGACCGGCGACGCCGCAACCTAAGCGCCCCGATCCGGACATGATGCCGATGAAGTACGCCTCCGTCACGGATCTCGACGATGATATGGAGCGTGGCGCAAGTGCGGGCGGCATGGGTGGTTCTGGCGGGGGTAGTGGTAGCGGCGGTGCCGGCACGGGTGCTGGTGGAGACGACAGTCAGGCGGGCAAGACGAGCGATAGTAGCAATACGCAGGACTTCCCGGCCGGCGGCAAGGACGATCTTGAGGACAATGTTACGGAGCAGACGCACCACATAATTGTGCCGTCCTATTCGGCCTGGTTCGACTACAACTCGATCCATGTGGTGGAGAAGCGCGCGTTGCCCGAGTTCTTTAACGGCAAGAACAAATCGAAGACACCGGAAATCTATATGGCGTATCGTAATTTCATGATTGACACGTACCGGCTTAACCCGACCGAATATTTGACCAGTACGGCCTGCCGTCGCAATCTGGCCGGTGACGTGTGTGCGATAATGCGCGTCCACGCGTTCCTTGAGCAGTGGGGTCTGATCAACTACCAGATCGACGCCGACTCTCGGCCCACTCCGATGGGTCCGCCACCGACGTCGCACTTCCACGTGCTGAGCGACACGCCGTCCGGCTTGCAGCCTATcaacccacccaaaacggCACAACCGTCGGCAGCTAAGAACTTGCTCGATCTCGATAAGAAGGCGATCGGGCTGGGTGAAAAGAAGGACGAGTTGGCAACCGGACCAGCGGCACTAACTGGCGCAAACGGTGCTCCCCTAATCGGTCCCGATGGTATCAAGGTGGAGCAGGGCAACGTTCCGACGGCAGACCCGAACGGCCAGTTCGGTCTACGATTGGACCAGTACGCGAAGAAACCGGCGGCGATGCGCAACAAAACGGCCGCCAGCATGACGCGCGAGTGGACCGAACAGGAAACGCTGCTCCTACTCGAGGGTCTCGAGATGTACAAGGACGACTGGAACAAGGTGTGCGAACACGTCGGTTCACGCACGCAGGACGAGTGCATTCTGCATTTCCTGCGGTTACCGATCGAGGACCCATACCTGGAGGATGACAACACTTTCCTGGGCCCGCTTTCGTACCAACCGATTCCCTTCAGCAAGGCAGGCAACCCGATCATGTCGACGGTGGCCTTCCTAGCCTCGGTTGTCGATCCGCGAATAGCGGCCAGTGCCGCCAAAGCTGCCATGGAGGAGTTTGCCGCGATCAAG GACGAAGTACCGGCCTCAATGATGGATGCTCACCTGAAGAACGTCGAAAAGTCCAGCTTCGGTGGAAAGTTCGATCCCAACGCCGGGCTGGCGAACAGTGGCATCGCAGGCACGGGTCCAgacaaagaaaaggaagaagaatcGGAGAACAAAGCGTCTCCTGCGGTTGCGGccgttggtgctggtgctACCGCATCTACACCGCCCGCTGGTGCAGCGACTCCGGCCACCCCTGCCAGTACCACAGACGTGGAGATGAAGGACGTTTCGAAGAAGGAAGTAGACGCCACCG ATAAAGACAAACCGTCCGAAGAACCCTCTAAAGCGCCTGATTCCGATGCTACAGCGACAACCGATGGTGCTGCAGCGACGGGTGTCAAACCAACGGGCCCGGAAGGCGGGTCTTCGACCGGAACCACGGCCGCCACGTCGGCCCCGGAGTCGAAAGAAAAGGACGGCAAGGATGCGACGGCAACTGGTGGGCCTGGTTCGGCATCCGCTGGCACCGCGGAGACGGGATCGGGTGTCGTGGCCACGGTAACCGCGGCAAAGGAGAACGGTTCCACCGATCCGAAGCTGTTCAACGAGGGTAACCTGCAGGCGGCCGCAGCTGCCGCTTTGGCTGCTGCCGCTGTGAAGGCGAAACACCTAGCCGCCGTCGAGGAACGCAAAATCAAGAGTCTCGTGGCGCTGCTTGTTGAGACGCAGATGAAAAAGCTAGAAATTAAGCTGCGCCACTTCGAGGAGCTCGAAACAACGAtggagcgagaacgagaaggGCTCGAATATCAGCGCCAGCAGCTAATCCAGGAGCGTCAGCAGTTTCATCTGGAGCAGCTTAAAGCGGCCGAGTTCCGGGCTCGTCAGCAAGCCCACCAGCGTTTTCAGATAGAGCAGGGTCagtggcaacagcagcaggcacAAGCACAGGCCCAAGCTCAAGCCCAGGCACAGGCACaagcacagcaacagcaacagcagcagcaacaacaacagcagcaacagcaacaacatcaccaACCGCAACAACATGGTCCAACGGGACAACTACCTTCGGTTTCCGcggccacagcagcagcaacaggagcACAATCGAACGTCGTTCATCCacctcaacagcagcagctcggtCCAGTGCCAGCCGGCACAACGATGCCGGGACAGCATCACCATCTAGCGACGGCCATGTCCGCCCACCCGGGAACTA ATCCTCAAAAGCCGCTATCGACGCCATCTACCGCTGGTGGCCCGGGAGTGGCCACAATCAACACCTCCACCAGCTCAGTGCCGGTGCCGACGGTCGCTACACAACCGGGAGTTCCACCGACCACCGCAACATCCTTACCATCGGGCAACCAGGTCCAGCAGCCCACGGTTGCCCCCCTGCCGTCAGCCAACGGTATCCCCCCTACTACCTCCATCCCCATCTCTACCCAGCCGCCCTCTTCGAATCCTACCGACGGCATTACGCCAAATAATATCCCGCCAGTGGTCCCCGCGCCCTCTCCGGTGGTGATCACCCACGGCAGCAGCGGCATGCCATCGGGAGACCaccaaccggtgccggtggtgccaCCCTCGGCACCAGTAGTCCCGCTAACCGGTGTTCCCGGTGGTCCACCTCAAATGACCACGTCGGTGGAACAGGCAGCCGTCGAACCGGCGGTTCCGGTGCAAACCGCACCGGGAGAAACGTTACCATCGGTGGCCGTGGCGGCGCCCGTCCCGGGGCAAATGACAAATCCTTCACCAGCGGCAGAGTGTGTCCCGGAGCAGGGCTCTATGCCCGTGACCGATCCAGCGGTGGCGACGACACCCAGCGAACCCAGTGGCGAGCATCATCCGGATCAGGCCGGACCAACAGTGCCCGGCGAGGGTCCAACGAACCCGCCACCCGCAGCCGTTCCCCCAACGGTGGGTCCGGCTGGAGCTCCTCCATCATAA
- the LOC128731965 gene encoding RAB6A-GEF complex partner protein 2, translating to MIEIKAKLLRDQSAVFMCGEVVECLIDFIHPSLPEHKISQSNSDILENLAWATVQLHCYCNVSVNERANIDTVANRNIGGTTSLNASNQLKGEVLHSTEPKILFCDLRLSPGEAKQFLYRETVPLNTPPTYRGIRVKYYYKITVATQRLGSTVQALNIPIRVLPLPLPQSDLDEAITLNDESNEDLAPNNPFLEKKRPPSRIEYALHYLRGVTARRRPNFFMINNKWGKVGRFCLFKSAYKLGEDIVATIDFSCGTVKCVQLSVTLQCEEAKLNRSTASNAPAAKVNEELSSSDSTDAGSSSQTSGSVVSAAVVGDADQKSVSRVTNYSKHHEVCLGMLQTQVILPIPLHVTPTFRTDLVQVSWRLHFQFVTSTNPELSSEMLLDRSSENEADLEWVAPTDIAIETMIWSLPITIYPTAPLQIPQPCGEYVLHIK from the exons ATGATAGAAATTAAGGCGAAGCTGTTGCGTGATCAGAGCGCTGTTTTCATGTGCGGCGAGGTGGTTGAAtgtttgatcgattttatACACCCTTCGCTACCCGAGCATAAAATTTCGCAGAGTAACAG TGATATTTTAGAGAATCTCGCATGGGCAACGGTCCAGTTACACTGTTATTGCAACGTTTCTGTTAATGAGCGAGCCAACATTGATACTGTCGCGAACAGAAACATTGGAGGCACCACATCTCTGAACGCTAGTAACCAGCTGAAAGGAGAAGTACTTCACTCGACTGAACCCAAGATTCTGTTTTGCGACCTTCGACTTTCTCCCGGAGAAGCGAAGCAAT TTCTTTACCGTGAAACCGTCCCGCTGAACACCCCACCAACGTACCGTGGGATTCGTGTAAAGTATTACTACAAAATAACGGTCGCAACCCAACGATTGGGATCTACTGTGCAGGCACTAAACATTCCAATCCGCGTGCTTCCGCTTCCCCTGCCGCAGAGCGACCTCGATGAAGCCATCACGCTGAACGATGAGTCGAATGAAGACTTGGCACCGAACAATCCTTTTCTCGAAAAGAAGAGACCCCCGTCTCGGATCGAATACGCGTTACATTATCTGCGCGGAGTTACCGCTCGACGGCGGCCAAACTTTTTCATGATCAACAACAAATGGGGAAAGGTGGGTCGCTTTTGTCTGTTCAAATCGGCGTACAAACTTGGCGAAGATATCGTAGCGACGATTGATTTTAGCTGCGGCACAGTAAAATGCGTGCAGCTTTCCGTCACATTGCAGTGTGAGGAAGCCAAGCTGAATCGTTCGACTGCCTCGAATGCGCCAGCTGCCAAAGTAAACGAAGAACTTAGCTCATCCGATAGCACGGATGCTGGTTCATCCAGCCAAACTAGTGGCTCCGTGGTGtcagctgctgttgttggcgaCGCGGATCAGAAGAGTGTTTCACGGGTGACGAACTACAGCAAGCACCACGAAGTGTGCCTGGGAATGCTGCAAACGCAGGTGATTCTCCCTATTCCGCTGCACGTTACTCCCACCTTCCGCACCGACCTGGTGCAGGTAAGCTGGAGGTTACACTTTCAATTCGTCACTAGCACGAATCCGGAACTGAGTAGCGAAATGCTTCTTGATCGCTCCAGCGAAAACGAAGCGGATCTAGAGTGGGTTGCACCGACGGACATTGCCATTGAAACGATGATTTGGAGTCTTCCGATTACAATCTACCCAACGGCACCACTGCAAATACCGCAGCCCTGTGGAGAGTATGTACTTCACATTAAATGA
- the LOC128720081 gene encoding RRP15-like protein, whose amino-acid sequence MLKPARKPLVNPTATTDSDSDSLPDDNSEGNEFLSDEEYPMSEDDGSVELDDGNDEAAEETEQPDEPTKWAKAMAKFLRKTIDGKILSKAITDEQKERKKNEPKKHEFDVVSAEGTVKQESTTKTEEEDKPSDLKLAQELLRQKALLKKERQKDILGLRMKPTIHDYERERTLRKVATRGTVQLFNAVRTQQKNVGKRLEEAGKLEYKREKVLKSLNKKEFLDVLMNGPRAKSELVDNLVKKEEEDDVKSEVDSDEEPKSTWGALRADFLTGKKSGWDKEDEEEDSKVPDDLDDAMGSSSDMD is encoded by the exons ATGCTGAAACCAGCGAGAAAACCACTTG TAAACCCTACAGCCACTACAGACAGTGATAGCGATTCCCTGCCAGACGATAACAGTGAAGGCAATGAGTTTCTCTCCGACGAAGAATACCCAATGTCGGAGGACGATGGTAGCGTGGAGCTCGACGATGGCAATGATGAAGCTGCTGAAGAAACAGAACAGCCCGATGAACCCACTAAATGGGCCAAGGCTATGGCAAAATTTTTGCGCAAGACCATCGATGGAAAGATTCTCTCCAAAGCGATCACAGATGAGCAGAAGGAgcgcaagaaaaatgagccGAAAAAGCACGAATTTGATGTGGTTTCTGCCGAAGGTACAGTGAAGCAAGAATCCACCACAAAGACAGAAGAGGAAGATAAGCCGAGTGATTTAAAGCTAGCACAAGAGTTGCTGCGGCAAAAAGCGTTACTCAAGAAGGAACGCCAAAAGGATATTCTAGGACTTCGCATGAAACCCACGATTCACGATTACGAGCGTGAACGGACTTTGCGCAAGGTAGCCACCCGAGGAACGGTGCAACTGTTTAATGCCGTGCGTACCCAGCAGAAAAATGTTGGCAAACGGTTGGAAGAAGCCGGCAAACTGGAGTACAAACGCGAGAAGGTTCTTAAAAGTCTCAACAAAAAGGAATTCCTCGACGTGCTCATGAATGGGCCACGCGCCAAGTCAGAGCTGGTGGACAATCTGGTCAAGAAGGAGGAAGAAGATGACGTCAAGTCAGAAGTAGACTCAGACGAGGAACCGAAATCCACGTGGGGTGCCTTGCGAGCCGATTTTCTAACAGGGAAGAAATCGGGATGGGACAAAGAAGACGAGGAAGAAGACAGCAAGGTTCCGGACGACCTGGACGACGCGATGGGGTCGAGCTCGGATATGGATTAG